A single region of the Plantactinospora soyae genome encodes:
- a CDS encoding aspartyl/asparaginyl beta-hydroxylase domain-containing protein, which yields MFVDQRQFPFLADLRARWEAIRDECLTLPLETYQPWVQREMYGQGWSVYGLVAFGERIEEALEACPNTASALTKIPHLTTAGFSRMALGTHIKPHQGWVTTVYRAHLGLVVPEDCALRVGDETRQWREGETVVFDDTVTHEAWNYGTSNRVVLLFDFARPGCEDMPQDELPASVAGFVRHGG from the coding sequence ATGTTCGTGGACCAGCGGCAGTTTCCCTTCCTGGCCGACCTTCGGGCACGGTGGGAAGCCATCCGGGATGAATGCCTTACTCTTCCGCTTGAGACCTACCAGCCGTGGGTCCAACGCGAGATGTACGGACAGGGCTGGAGTGTCTACGGACTTGTCGCCTTCGGGGAACGGATCGAGGAAGCGCTCGAAGCCTGCCCGAACACCGCCTCCGCGTTGACCAAGATTCCTCACCTGACGACCGCTGGGTTTTCTCGGATGGCTCTGGGCACCCACATCAAGCCACATCAGGGATGGGTCACCACCGTTTACCGCGCGCATCTCGGACTTGTCGTGCCGGAGGACTGCGCGCTGCGAGTGGGCGACGAGACTCGACAGTGGCGCGAAGGCGAGACCGTCGTCTTCGACGACACCGTCACGCACGAAGCGTGGAACTACGGCACCAGCAACCGCGTCGTGCTCCTGTTCGACTTCGCCCGTCCCGGCTGCGAGGACATGCCGCAGGATGAACTGCCGGCCTCGGTCGCAGGCTTCGTACGGCACGGAGGATGA
- a CDS encoding GNAT family N-acetyltransferase, translating into MVDGFPLPGRAPEQIAPPSALGTISFFLARSDNAAAGACATLVRADTIGLYLLAVLPEHRSKGIGRALVRAAVVSADLPMVLTATAAGLPLYSSMGFRPLGPTHWWR; encoded by the coding sequence ATGGTGGACGGCTTCCCCCTGCCCGGTAGGGCGCCGGAGCAGATAGCGCCACCCAGCGCCCTCGGAACGATCTCGTTCTTCCTGGCTCGATCCGACAATGCTGCCGCTGGCGCCTGCGCGACCCTCGTCCGCGCGGACACGATCGGGCTCTACCTACTCGCTGTACTGCCCGAACACCGTTCGAAGGGGATCGGCCGCGCGCTGGTGCGCGCGGCTGTCGTGAGCGCGGACCTGCCGATGGTGCTGACGGCGACCGCCGCCGGACTACCGCTCTACAGTTCGATGGGCTTCCGTCCGCTCGGCCCGACCCACTGGTGGCGCTGA